The following are from one region of the Lentimicrobiaceae bacterium genome:
- a CDS encoding Smr/MutS family protein, producing MLNKHCLSQLAKHKADTMLFNTDYDTINTLLHQASELKYILQFNGNFPSQDYYDLTSELLRIRLPGTFINPDSMMELRLSLVAITDIINYIRQQNKDSFPYLQLITPAELPDQSVIQDIERIIDEKGEIKDKASEKLFAIRKEIYGRLSGVDRKINQIMLMARKDGLTPSDAELTIRNGRLVIPVSAGNKRKLKGYIHDTSATGQTVFIEPAEVFEINNEIQNLQIEEKQEIINILINFTNKLRPSCTSLLFYYHFLGEIDFIRARALLAIDIGAVMPTLTNKPTINWQQAAHPLLMQSLKLQGRAIVKQDIYLSDEKRIMVISGPNAGGKSVCLKTAGLLQYMLQCGLLIPVGNDSEAGIFNKIFLEIGDEQSLENDLSTYSSHLIHIKHFIENADAETLFLIDEFGAGTEPQLGGAMAEATLEKLNEIHCFGIVTTHYTNLKLLADKQPGIFNAAMLYDTQAMRPLFKLNAGKPGSSFAFEIASKIGFPIQVLENATSKIGHSQLDFEKQLAQLEVDKAYIKQKTAELKIADETLASLVNRYETMLASFENRKQELMKEAKVKAQQLLEKSNKLIENTIRGIKEGNAEKEATRKLRESLAVAKEELLKNEITEETQPQNHIPSEETIETAPPLLGTLKTGQFVKIAGQESIGTISEIKGKQAVVLFGSVKMRTKTDNLVAATKAEIKQWEANNKFAKPHIGVYHQLNDKMADFKMSIDIRGKKAEEAHEIIAHYIDQAILLRVHEVRILHGKGDGVLRNILHDYLRDIPEIDRFEDEKLERGGHGVTLVYFT from the coding sequence ATGCTGAACAAGCATTGTCTTAGCCAACTGGCTAAACATAAGGCCGATACAATGCTTTTCAACACAGATTACGACACTATCAATACTTTATTGCATCAGGCTTCAGAGCTAAAATATATCCTTCAATTCAATGGAAATTTTCCTTCGCAGGATTACTATGATTTAACTTCTGAGTTATTAAGAATCAGGCTACCGGGCACTTTTATCAACCCTGACTCTATGATGGAGCTCAGACTATCACTTGTGGCTATTACAGATATTATCAATTACATCAGGCAACAGAATAAAGACAGCTTCCCTTACCTTCAGCTTATAACGCCAGCAGAATTACCTGACCAATCAGTGATACAGGATATTGAACGCATCATTGATGAAAAAGGTGAAATAAAAGACAAAGCAAGCGAAAAACTGTTTGCCATCCGAAAAGAGATTTACGGCCGGTTGTCAGGTGTTGATCGCAAAATCAATCAAATTATGCTGATGGCCCGCAAAGACGGGCTTACACCCTCTGATGCTGAATTAACCATTCGCAACGGAAGATTGGTCATACCTGTTTCGGCAGGAAATAAACGTAAACTGAAGGGTTACATTCACGATACCTCTGCTACCGGACAAACTGTTTTTATTGAGCCTGCCGAAGTTTTTGAAATAAACAATGAGATTCAAAACCTTCAGATTGAAGAAAAACAGGAAATAATTAACATCCTTATCAACTTTACCAATAAGCTAAGGCCTTCCTGTACCAGCCTGCTATTTTATTATCACTTTTTGGGCGAAATTGACTTTATAAGAGCCCGTGCACTATTAGCAATTGACATTGGAGCAGTAATGCCTACGCTTACCAACAAACCCACGATAAACTGGCAGCAGGCGGCGCACCCATTACTTATGCAATCGCTTAAATTGCAGGGCAGGGCCATTGTTAAACAGGATATTTACCTTTCGGATGAAAAACGAATCATGGTAATCAGTGGTCCCAATGCAGGAGGCAAGTCTGTATGCTTGAAAACAGCCGGTTTGCTTCAATACATGTTACAATGCGGATTGCTCATACCTGTAGGAAACGATTCAGAAGCCGGAATTTTTAATAAAATATTTCTTGAGATAGGCGATGAGCAATCGCTTGAAAATGACCTTAGCACCTACAGTTCGCACCTGATTCACATTAAACATTTTATAGAAAATGCAGATGCTGAAACCCTGTTTCTGATAGATGAATTCGGAGCTGGAACCGAACCTCAACTTGGCGGAGCAATGGCTGAAGCTACTCTTGAAAAACTAAATGAAATACATTGTTTTGGAATCGTAACCACGCATTATACCAATCTGAAACTTCTGGCCGATAAGCAACCAGGCATTTTTAATGCGGCTATGCTTTACGACACGCAGGCAATGAGGCCTCTTTTCAAGCTTAATGCAGGAAAACCCGGAAGTTCTTTTGCTTTTGAAATCGCCAGCAAAATTGGCTTCCCAATTCAGGTACTTGAAAATGCAACCTCAAAAATCGGACATAGTCAGCTCGATTTTGAAAAGCAACTCGCTCAGCTTGAAGTTGACAAGGCATACATAAAGCAAAAAACTGCTGAATTAAAAATTGCTGACGAAACACTTGCGTCTCTTGTAAACAGGTATGAAACTATGCTTGCTTCATTTGAAAACCGCAAACAAGAGCTCATGAAGGAGGCAAAAGTTAAAGCCCAGCAATTGCTTGAAAAGTCAAACAAACTGATTGAAAATACTATAAGAGGTATAAAAGAAGGCAATGCTGAAAAAGAAGCAACCCGAAAATTGCGCGAATCACTTGCTGTTGCCAAAGAAGAATTACTAAAGAACGAAATCACAGAGGAAACTCAGCCACAAAACCATATACCTTCAGAGGAAACAATCGAAACTGCCCCGCCATTACTAGGAACTCTTAAAACCGGACAATTCGTTAAAATAGCAGGACAGGAAAGCATCGGCACAATATCGGAAATAAAAGGCAAGCAGGCTGTTGTTTTGTTTGGCTCTGTTAAAATGCGGACCAAAACAGACAATCTGGTAGCTGCTACAAAAGCTGAAATAAAACAATGGGAAGCCAACAACAAGTTCGCCAAACCGCATATAGGTGTATACCACCAATTAAATGACAAAATGGCCGATTTTAAGATGTCTATCGATATCAGAGGTAAAAAAGCAGAAGAAGCACATGAAATCATAGCGCATTATATAGATCAGGCGATTTTACTCAGGGTTCACGAGGTAAGAATTCTTCATGGTAAAGGAGATGGAGTTTTGCGCAATATCCTGCACGATTATCTGCGCGATATCCCTGAAATTGACAGATTTGAAGACGAAAAACTGGAACGGGGCGGGCATGGTGTTACACTTGTTTATTTTACCTGA
- a CDS encoding CHAT domain-containing protein, with the protein MLKKADIFIKKAEFDSALKYYQQANIVIGSENKWEEYLNTLLKQVDILRTKGHNDEAYKKLAEAQKIYDSKCPGKTSLQADILHRKGILLMDKGNFDSSSLAFNQSIGIRIKATNENDTSLALTYNGLGTISFFKGDYNGALSYYLKAYNLALKRKQPEDADLAYFLQNTGIIYAQLGDFSQAETALTSSLKINEKISPSDDPDLANRYLNMGRFMALINKDSESLSYYDKSEAILIKKVGANHPDIGSLYQNKGQTYIHMADYEKALLYFKKALAIATSNYEAGHPNILSINMNIGYVYEKKGDFKNALSYYIASLSSDNNNQATVKTYGNLASLYNAMNDPARADQYYDKAINLAVKVMGKEHPETGLLYTRYGYFLIANKQVDRSLEMFSKALEISKKNYGNKSREVSNNLTHIGNYYLIRNDLSKALTYYQDAIIAYVKDFNDKNLTSNPSVKQIEPDRYLVNALNGKAEALSIISDENSLNNSLETYKLSIAVIEKLRSSYQNEDSKLLLSEDERKTFLSTVNIASRLYKTTGNRKFLEEAFLYSEKGKSAVLLASIRDIEAKQFGRIPENIQQREKKLKLDLGSYNRFTYEERQKPNPDENKIKFWESKIFDLEQKYDSLVALLEKDYSDYYNLKYKEPDLSIQKIQSQIEPGRALIEYTLSDSLLYIFVVNQKRFDLITHRIDSSFYRNINTLRNATNSNDMMSLKKEDYINYTKAAHTLYNDLLKPCKGIIDEKKLIIIPDSELGYISFDMLLSEKADTNKMDFRPLHFLILDHTISYSASAILQYSGLNKSLKKATRNLLAMAPSYNNLTNLEKDGFIDENGNKVFLLPIPGVEAEIKGIKKALSSRTLNGTDATEKNFKAIASQYNILHFAMHTLVNNEKPMLSKLVFYQDKDSVEDGMLNAYELFGMDLNAGLAVLSACNTGTGKLMKGEGMMNLARGFIYAGVPGIVMTMWSVDDQSSAEIVESFYKYLDKGLSKDEALRQAKLDLLAQGDPLKSYPYYWAAYVTIGDYSPMKFVKPIWMSVYFSLLGLASFAMIIVQLIFYKKLLQKRSRTATGSSSYDYS; encoded by the coding sequence ATGCTGAAAAAAGCAGACATTTTTATCAAAAAAGCGGAATTTGACAGTGCTTTAAAATATTATCAACAAGCCAATATTGTTATAGGATCTGAAAATAAATGGGAAGAATACCTGAACACCTTGCTTAAACAGGTTGATATCTTAAGAACAAAAGGCCACAATGACGAAGCATATAAGAAATTAGCAGAAGCCCAAAAAATTTACGATTCAAAATGCCCTGGCAAAACCAGCCTGCAGGCTGACATACTGCACCGGAAAGGTATTCTATTGATGGACAAGGGAAACTTTGACAGTTCATCACTTGCTTTCAACCAAAGCATTGGAATCAGGATAAAAGCGACCAATGAGAATGACACTTCTCTGGCATTAACATACAATGGTCTGGGCACCATTTCTTTTTTTAAAGGTGACTACAACGGAGCTCTTTCCTACTATTTGAAGGCATACAATCTAGCACTAAAGAGAAAACAACCAGAAGATGCTGATCTGGCCTATTTTTTACAAAATACAGGAATTATTTACGCACAATTAGGTGATTTCAGCCAAGCAGAAACAGCGCTCACATCTTCTTTAAAAATCAATGAAAAAATTTCCCCGTCTGATGACCCTGATTTGGCGAACAGATATCTTAATATGGGGCGATTTATGGCTTTAATCAACAAAGACTCAGAATCTCTTTCTTATTATGACAAATCTGAAGCCATATTGATAAAAAAAGTAGGCGCCAATCACCCTGATATTGGCAGTTTGTATCAGAACAAAGGGCAAACCTATATTCATATGGCTGATTATGAAAAAGCTTTACTGTATTTTAAAAAAGCATTAGCCATCGCAACTTCCAATTATGAAGCAGGGCATCCAAATATCCTCTCAATAAACATGAATATTGGATATGTTTATGAGAAAAAAGGGGATTTTAAAAACGCTTTGTCCTATTACATTGCCAGCCTCTCGTCTGACAACAACAATCAGGCAACTGTAAAAACTTATGGTAATCTGGCGAGTTTGTACAATGCTATGAACGACCCTGCCAGGGCTGATCAATATTACGATAAAGCCATTAATCTGGCTGTAAAGGTAATGGGCAAAGAACATCCGGAAACGGGCTTACTTTATACCAGATATGGTTATTTTCTTATCGCAAACAAACAGGTTGACCGTAGCCTCGAAATGTTTAGCAAAGCCCTGGAAATCAGCAAAAAAAATTATGGGAATAAGAGCAGAGAAGTTTCTAACAACCTTACTCATATCGGTAATTACTATTTGATTCGCAATGACCTGTCCAAAGCACTGACATATTACCAGGATGCTATAATCGCCTATGTCAAAGACTTTAATGACAAAAACCTCACATCAAATCCTTCAGTTAAACAGATTGAGCCCGATCGTTATCTGGTAAATGCGCTGAACGGTAAAGCGGAAGCACTAAGTATAATTTCAGATGAAAATTCACTTAACAACAGCCTTGAAACATACAAATTGTCGATAGCTGTTATTGAAAAACTCCGCTCCAGCTATCAGAATGAGGACAGTAAACTGCTCTTATCCGAAGACGAACGAAAAACATTTCTGAGTACAGTAAATATTGCAAGCAGGTTATATAAAACTACCGGCAACAGGAAGTTTCTTGAGGAGGCATTTCTCTATTCTGAAAAGGGGAAATCGGCAGTATTGCTGGCTTCTATCCGCGATATTGAAGCGAAACAATTTGGCCGAATTCCTGAAAACATTCAACAACGTGAGAAAAAGCTTAAACTCGATTTAGGCTCTTATAACCGTTTTACATATGAAGAAAGGCAAAAGCCCAACCCTGATGAGAACAAAATCAAATTCTGGGAATCTAAAATTTTCGACCTCGAACAAAAATACGATAGTTTGGTAGCCCTTTTGGAAAAGGACTATTCGGATTATTACAATCTTAAATACAAGGAGCCCGATTTAAGTATTCAAAAAATTCAATCACAAATTGAGCCCGGTCGCGCTCTTATTGAATATACGCTCTCCGATTCTTTGTTATACATCTTTGTCGTCAACCAAAAACGATTCGATTTGATTACACACCGGATTGATTCATCATTTTATAGGAACATCAACACCCTCCGCAACGCAACAAACTCTAATGATATGATGAGTCTTAAAAAAGAAGACTATATCAATTACACAAAAGCAGCCCACACATTATACAATGACTTATTGAAACCCTGCAAAGGAATAATCGATGAAAAAAAGCTTATCATTATTCCTGATTCAGAGTTGGGGTATATTTCATTCGACATGCTACTGTCTGAAAAAGCAGACACCAATAAGATGGATTTCAGACCTTTACACTTTCTAATCCTTGATCACACCATTAGTTATAGTGCATCTGCCATTTTGCAGTATTCAGGTCTGAATAAGAGCCTTAAAAAAGCGACCAGGAACCTTCTTGCAATGGCTCCATCGTATAACAACCTGACCAATCTGGAAAAAGATGGCTTTATTGATGAAAACGGAAACAAAGTCTTTTTGCTTCCTATACCAGGCGTTGAAGCTGAGATAAAAGGTATAAAAAAAGCACTTTCAAGCCGCACCTTAAACGGCACGGATGCTACAGAAAAGAACTTCAAAGCCATTGCCAGTCAGTACAATATACTTCACTTTGCCATGCATACGCTGGTAAATAATGAAAAACCAATGCTTTCAAAACTGGTATTTTATCAGGACAAAGACTCTGTTGAAGATGGAATGCTGAATGCCTATGAGTTGTTCGGCATGGATTTAAATGCAGGGCTGGCGGTATTGAGTGCATGTAACACAGGCACCGGTAAACTCATGAAAGGCGAAGGGATGATGAACCTTGCCAGAGGATTTATATATGCCGGGGTTCCTGGTATTGTTATGACCATGTGGTCGGTGGATGACCAATCAAGTGCTGAAATTGTTGAAAGCTTTTATAAGTACCTGGATAAAGGCTTATCTAAAGACGAAGCCCTTCGTCAGGCCAAACTTGATTTACTCGCACAGGGCGATCCGTTAAAGTCTTACCCGTATTACTGGGCTGCCTACGTTACCATTGGCGATTACAGTCCCATGAAGTTTGTAAAACCAATCTGGATGAGTGTGTATTTTAGCTTGCTTGGGCTGGCATCGTTTGCCATGATTATCGTACAGCTCATATTTTACAAAAAGTTATTGCAAAAAAGATCCCGCACAGCCACCGGCTCTTCATCTTACGATTATTCGTAA
- a CDS encoding T9SS type A sorting domain-containing protein: protein MKKLTIYLISLMAITLISANSFAQSDINGKVLYHNKANKPIPAVHLNLIDASGVVVDTTTTLMNGSYSFTNVPYGTYKITASTSIEAGGVTMGDALLMLMHLCNMYSFNPLQALAADVDGDGAITWDDFSTVVIGWFIQGYPFPAGPWIFQDVVFEHTGAKTNVPTMGGSSSGDVNGTFVPATRNLAAIQAIYTEQPVESTFNIEIFAKDVTEVSAMGMVIDYPASMVTINNIHSQVGELNTSVENGQIRLNWIDHSGAMKSLDPNSPVLVINASTNSSYDGSDIRFVINPESHICDFKGEQIDTRYTLPLITMQGSYLASNYPNPFNGYTNITYTIPSDSKVNISLFNQQGQLVKVITDADKSAGTYNINFNSDGLEAGVYYYTLKASGNKTINETKRMIITR from the coding sequence ATGAAAAAACTTACAATTTATTTGATTTCGCTGATGGCTATAACGCTGATTTCAGCAAATTCGTTTGCCCAGTCTGACATTAATGGTAAGGTTCTTTATCACAACAAAGCCAACAAACCTATTCCGGCAGTTCATCTTAACCTGATTGATGCTTCAGGTGTTGTTGTTGATACAACAACCACACTCATGAATGGTTCTTATTCTTTTACCAATGTCCCTTACGGAACATACAAAATTACCGCATCAACGAGCATTGAAGCCGGTGGTGTTACAATGGGCGATGCTTTGCTCATGCTGATGCACTTATGCAACATGTACAGTTTCAACCCTCTACAGGCGCTTGCTGCTGATGTTGATGGTGACGGCGCAATTACCTGGGACGACTTCTCAACTGTTGTCATCGGCTGGTTTATTCAGGGATACCCCTTCCCTGCCGGCCCATGGATTTTTCAGGATGTCGTTTTTGAACACACTGGTGCAAAAACCAATGTTCCTACAATGGGAGGCTCGAGCTCTGGTGATGTTAACGGTACATTCGTGCCTGCTACACGTAACCTGGCAGCAATTCAGGCTATCTATACTGAACAGCCTGTTGAAAGCACATTTAATATTGAAATTTTTGCCAAAGATGTTACTGAAGTTTCAGCAATGGGCATGGTGATTGATTACCCTGCCAGCATGGTAACCATCAACAACATTCACAGTCAGGTAGGAGAATTAAACACTTCTGTTGAAAACGGACAAATCAGACTGAACTGGATTGACCATTCAGGCGCCATGAAATCTCTTGATCCAAATTCACCTGTACTGGTAATCAATGCCAGCACAAACAGTTCATATGATGGCAGCGACATCCGCTTTGTTATTAACCCTGAAAGTCACATCTGCGACTTTAAAGGCGAACAGATTGATACCCGTTACACCTTACCGTTAATTACTATGCAAGGCAGCTACCTTGCCAGCAACTACCCCAACCCGTTTAATGGTTATACCAATATTACCTATACTATTCCTTCTGACTCTAAGGTTAATATCAGCCTGTTTAACCAACAGGGACAACTGGTTAAAGTGATAACCGACGCTGACAAATCCGCTGGAACATACAATATTAATTTTAACAGCGACGGCCTTGAAGCTGGTGTTTATTATTACACTCTCAAAGCCAGTGGCAACAAAACTATAAATGAAACTAAACGTATGATAATTACCCGTTAA
- a CDS encoding sigma-70 family RNA polymerase sigma factor, which produces MIHYSDEAIIEGLRLRSDYIIKYIYQELFPTIKYLVVKNSGNEEDAEDIFQDSLIVIFKKIRDNQLELSSSFRTYLYSVSRNLWLQKLNKRKQFAREFSDIESFVDLPDKVMEDIYDDEVEKYRLYQQHFLTLNDDCQKVLLLFMKKLSLREIAVEMGYKTEKYAKTRKYLCKEELKKRIINDPKCHKFLSDD; this is translated from the coding sequence ATGATCCACTATTCTGATGAAGCAATCATAGAGGGCCTGCGCCTAAGGAGTGATTACATCATCAAGTATATTTATCAGGAACTTTTCCCAACCATAAAATACCTGGTTGTGAAGAATAGTGGTAATGAAGAGGATGCTGAGGATATTTTTCAGGACAGCCTGATTGTAATTTTTAAAAAGATACGAGACAATCAGCTGGAATTAAGTAGTTCTTTTCGTACTTATTTATATTCTGTAAGCCGCAATTTGTGGTTGCAGAAGCTGAACAAGCGAAAACAGTTTGCCCGCGAGTTCAGTGATATTGAGTCATTTGTTGATTTGCCTGATAAGGTAATGGAAGACATATATGATGATGAAGTGGAAAAGTACAGATTATATCAGCAGCATTTCCTAACTTTGAATGACGATTGTCAGAAAGTATTACTGCTGTTTATGAAAAAGCTGAGTTTGAGAGAAATAGCAGTTGAAATGGGGTATAAAACCGAAAAATACGCGAAAACGCGAAAATACCTCTGTAAAGAGGAATTAAAAAAGAGAATTATCAATGATCCGAAGTGCCATAAATTCCTGTCCGATGACTAA
- the trxB gene encoding thioredoxin-disulfide reductase: protein MSEEFEKIECLIIGSGPAGYTAAIYAARADLKPVVYQGLQPGGQLTSTTEVDNFPGYPDGVQGPEMMIDLQKQAERFGTDMRWGIISEVDFSERPFKVTADDGKKMLAETVIIATGATAKWMGLESEAKYNGHGVSACATCDGFFFRGQDMAVVGGGDTACEEASYLAKLGRKVYMIVRRDELRASKAMQTRVMNTPNIEILWNSKTKEITGDGKTVTGALIENVKTGEIRQIEVQGFFVAIGHSPNTSLFKGQITLDDNGYIKTVPGSTRTNIPGVFAAGDVQDHVFRQAITAAGTGCMAAIEAERFLAEAE from the coding sequence ATGAGCGAAGAATTTGAAAAAATTGAATGTTTGATTATTGGTTCTGGCCCTGCAGGATATACTGCTGCCATATATGCCGCACGTGCTGATCTTAAACCGGTTGTTTATCAAGGCCTCCAGCCAGGCGGTCAGCTTACTTCCACTACTGAGGTTGATAATTTTCCGGGTTATCCTGATGGAGTGCAGGGGCCTGAGATGATGATTGATCTGCAAAAACAGGCAGAGCGCTTTGGTACTGATATGAGGTGGGGCATAATTTCTGAGGTTGATTTCTCAGAAAGGCCGTTTAAAGTTACAGCCGATGATGGCAAAAAAATGCTGGCTGAAACAGTTATTATAGCAACCGGGGCAACAGCTAAATGGATGGGCCTTGAGTCTGAAGCCAAATATAATGGCCATGGCGTTTCGGCCTGTGCTACTTGCGACGGATTTTTCTTCCGTGGCCAGGATATGGCAGTAGTTGGAGGTGGAGATACAGCCTGCGAGGAAGCTTCTTACCTTGCTAAATTAGGCCGTAAAGTATATATGATTGTTCGCCGCGACGAATTACGTGCCAGCAAGGCAATGCAAACCAGGGTAATGAATACGCCTAATATTGAGATTCTTTGGAATAGTAAAACCAAAGAAATTACCGGAGATGGAAAAACTGTTACCGGAGCTTTGATAGAAAATGTGAAAACAGGAGAAATCAGGCAGATTGAGGTGCAAGGCTTTTTTGTTGCCATTGGCCATTCTCCCAACACATCGCTTTTTAAAGGTCAGATTACCCTGGATGATAATGGGTATATCAAAACTGTTCCGGGATCAACCCGTACAAATATTCCGGGTGTATTTGCAGCCGGCGATGTTCAGGACCATGTTTTCAGACAGGCTATTACTGCTGCCGGAACTGGCTGTATGGCGGCTATTGAGGCTGAAAGATTTCTTGCTGAAGCTGAGTAA
- a CDS encoding DEAD/DEAH box helicase produces MLNFQELGLNAQLLQAVEALGFKEPMPVQAEVIPALIAKPTDLVGLAQTGTGKTAAFGLPVLHHINPDVKNAQALILCPTRELCLQISRDLRSFAEFIPKIRVTAVYGGASIELQIKQLNEGPQVIVATPGRLNDMIRRKRVDLSHVRWVVLDEADEMLDMGFQEDVDTILECTPEEKYTLLFSATMPEEVERILAKYMNNPVVKTVGKRNTGTANVKHMYYLVHARDRYAALKRIADFNPRIYAIVFCRTRIETQEIADSLIRDGYNADSLHGDLSQAQRDHVMGRFRSGNLQMLVATDVAARGLDVNDLTHVINYNLPDDTEVYIHRSGRTGRADKLGICVSIINMKEKFKIRQIEKKINREFAQAKIPTGAQVCEKQLFHHVDRMENVTLDDEIETFLPVIYRKLEWMDREQIIKRFVSLEFNRFLEYYRDAKDLNVIEEARREREPRDSRDSREGRGPREKREPREPREFRGEHGTSQFSRMFISVGRKDKVLPPQIIGLINEVTRSREIKIGRIDILDNYSFVEIDTKSVNKVLKAFSSEQANPDGVRIEQASERPESQQAPQKRNRYREDNDNQPIFHKKKRPEWGADSRKDKKPGSYKPRKK; encoded by the coding sequence ATGCTTAATTTTCAAGAACTTGGCTTAAACGCGCAGCTTTTGCAGGCGGTAGAAGCCCTGGGTTTTAAGGAACCCATGCCTGTACAGGCAGAAGTAATTCCCGCCCTTATAGCTAAACCAACCGATCTTGTAGGCCTTGCTCAAACAGGCACAGGAAAAACTGCGGCCTTTGGCTTACCTGTTTTACATCACATTAATCCTGATGTTAAAAATGCTCAGGCTCTTATTCTGTGTCCTACACGAGAACTCTGTCTGCAGATTTCGCGCGACCTCAGAAGCTTTGCCGAGTTTATTCCTAAAATCAGAGTTACGGCAGTATATGGCGGAGCCAGTATTGAACTGCAAATCAAACAACTGAATGAAGGCCCACAGGTAATTGTGGCCACTCCCGGAAGGTTGAATGATATGATTCGACGCAAAAGAGTCGACCTCAGCCATGTGCGCTGGGTTGTGCTTGACGAAGCAGACGAAATGCTCGACATGGGTTTCCAGGAAGATGTTGACACCATACTTGAGTGCACTCCGGAAGAAAAATACACGTTGCTTTTCTCAGCCACCATGCCGGAAGAAGTTGAGCGAATTCTGGCCAAATACATGAATAACCCTGTTGTAAAAACGGTTGGGAAACGCAATACCGGTACTGCAAATGTTAAACACATGTATTATCTTGTTCATGCACGCGATCGTTACGCTGCACTGAAGAGAATTGCAGACTTTAATCCTCGCATTTACGCCATTGTTTTCTGCCGTACACGTATTGAAACCCAGGAAATTGCTGATTCACTTATTCGTGACGGATATAATGCCGATTCATTACATGGCGATTTATCGCAGGCTCAGCGCGACCATGTAATGGGCCGTTTCCGGAGCGGAAACCTGCAAATGCTTGTGGCTACCGATGTCGCCGCCAGAGGATTGGATGTAAACGACCTTACGCATGTTATAAATTACAATCTTCCTGATGATACCGAAGTATACATCCACCGCAGTGGACGTACCGGCCGCGCCGACAAACTGGGAATTTGCGTTTCTATCATTAACATGAAGGAAAAGTTTAAAATCAGGCAGATTGAGAAAAAAATAAACCGCGAATTTGCGCAGGCAAAGATTCCAACAGGTGCCCAGGTTTGCGAAAAGCAACTTTTTCATCATGTCGACAGAATGGAAAATGTTACACTTGACGATGAAATTGAAACCTTTTTGCCGGTCATTTACCGTAAGTTGGAGTGGATGGATCGCGAACAGATTATCAAGCGATTTGTATCTCTTGAGTTTAACCGCTTTCTGGAGTATTACCGCGATGCGAAAGACCTCAATGTAATTGAAGAAGCACGCAGAGAACGTGAACCCAGAGATTCAAGAGACAGCCGTGAAGGCCGTGGACCCCGCGAAAAAAGAGAACCACGCGAACCACGTGAATTCCGTGGTGAACATGGAACATCACAATTTAGCCGGATGTTTATTAGTGTAGGCCGTAAAGACAAGGTTCTGCCTCCTCAGATAATCGGGCTCATCAATGAAGTTACCCGTTCAAGAGAAATTAAAATTGGTCGGATTGATATTCTAGACAACTACAGTTTCGTTGAAATAGACACCAAGTCTGTTAATAAGGTATTGAAAGCTTTTTCGAGCGAGCAGGCCAATCCTGATGGTGTTCGTATTGAGCAGGCATCCGAAAGACCTGAATCTCAACAGGCACCTCAAAAAAGAAACCGGTACAGAGAAGACAATGACAATCAGCCCATTTTTCACAAAAAGAAAAGACCCGAATGGGGTGCTGATAGCCGCAAAGACAAAAAACCAGGATCTTATAAACCCCGTAAAAAATAA